The following are encoded together in the Bacillus carboniphilus genome:
- a CDS encoding ABC transporter substrate-binding protein, with the protein MKLFKYYYELYKLAGERLNVPLTVPTKLIADVWGCSHRNVKLIIQKLEGKDWILWDSGVGRGNPSRVKLLVSPFSLIENERLHEYKAALLDTNSVGNNKSMSVFGWERRPWETIDILRIPFYRPLGRLSPKNPLRRTNLHFLQLVCNRLVKIEGGRYVGDIALDWFHTKDYTTWTFILRKGVTFHNGKPLEAADVISSYERLQYSYYEPLSQFIKSIRTEGSFEIRFELNEPNPQFLEIVAHPALSIFSEGENNIPMGTGPFRLLQNHLDITILEANDYYFGERPYIDRVEAWVLNRGSYNELHSNEMEGLFHLQNYPFWKEAFVSWKTKERYDPGGKIIFFNEERMDVEVRCQLVNLLQQYRIETDEIRKKGVRIGSLIKLDEETESVEIQENKRFTYNQTITIWTFNGAGNEEDAMALKTFLIRKGIKVILHVVSFEDIHKRESMVEADLVLYEQPVLEARLASYVMVFQSLLSQFLWGNETRHYIQDLVKQSFQKDYIEDSQRTFFLLEKWLIDNGLFLPLYRWKQEVHYPDSLKQVHINDLGWVDYHKVWKINESDMV; encoded by the coding sequence ATAAAATTATTTAAATATTACTATGAACTTTATAAGTTGGCAGGAGAAAGGTTAAATGTACCTTTAACGGTGCCTACAAAACTAATTGCTGATGTATGGGGATGCTCTCATAGAAACGTTAAACTAATCATTCAGAAGCTTGAAGGAAAGGATTGGATTCTTTGGGATTCAGGTGTTGGTAGAGGAAATCCTTCGAGAGTGAAGTTATTGGTTTCGCCGTTTTCTTTAATTGAAAATGAACGCCTTCATGAATATAAGGCTGCATTATTAGATACTAATTCAGTTGGAAACAACAAAAGCATGAGTGTTTTTGGATGGGAGAGAAGACCGTGGGAAACGATCGATATTCTTAGAATTCCCTTTTATCGTCCTTTAGGAAGATTGAGTCCGAAGAATCCACTAAGAAGAACGAATTTACACTTTTTGCAGCTAGTTTGTAATAGGTTGGTGAAGATTGAAGGTGGAAGATATGTTGGAGACATCGCATTAGATTGGTTTCATACAAAAGACTATACGACTTGGACCTTCATTTTAAGAAAGGGTGTAACCTTTCACAACGGAAAGCCTCTTGAAGCAGCAGATGTTATTTCCTCTTATGAGCGTCTTCAGTATTCTTATTACGAACCACTCTCTCAGTTCATTAAGTCCATTAGAACTGAAGGGTCTTTTGAGATTAGATTTGAACTAAATGAACCAAATCCACAGTTTTTAGAGATAGTTGCTCATCCAGCGTTATCTATTTTTTCAGAAGGCGAAAACAATATTCCAATGGGGACTGGACCTTTTCGCTTATTACAAAATCATTTAGATATAACGATTTTAGAAGCTAATGATTACTATTTTGGGGAGAGGCCATATATTGATCGAGTAGAAGCGTGGGTGTTAAATAGAGGTTCGTATAATGAGCTACATTCAAATGAGATGGAAGGACTATTTCATCTGCAAAACTACCCATTTTGGAAAGAGGCTTTTGTATCCTGGAAGACCAAGGAGAGGTATGATCCTGGAGGTAAAATCATTTTCTTTAATGAAGAAAGGATGGATGTAGAGGTTAGGTGTCAATTAGTTAATCTCCTTCAACAATATAGGATAGAAACGGATGAAATAAGAAAAAAGGGTGTAAGAATAGGTTCACTTATAAAGTTGGATGAAGAAACTGAATCAGTAGAAATTCAAGAAAACAAGAGGTTTACATACAATCAAACGATTACAATTTGGACCTTTAATGGTGCCGGTAATGAAGAGGATGCGATGGCATTGAAGACATTTTTAATTCGAAAAGGGATAAAAGTGATCTTACATGTTGTATCTTTTGAAGACATCCACAAAAGAGAATCTATGGTGGAAGCGGATTTAGTCTTATATGAACAACCAGTACTTGAGGCTCGTTTAGCTAGTTATGTAATGGTCTTTCAGAGTCTGTTGAGTCAATTTTTATGGGGAAACGAGACACGTCATTATATACAAGATTTAGTAAAGCAGTCTTTCCAGAAGGATTATATTGAGGATTCCCAAAGAACATTTTTTCTTTTAGAAAAGTGGTTAATAGATAATGGTTTATTTCTACCGTTATATAGATGGAAACAGGAGGTTCACTATCCTGATTCGCTGAAGCAAGTTCATATCAATGATTTGGGTTGGGTGGATTACCATAAGGTATGGAAAATAAATGAAAGTGACATGGTATAA
- a CDS encoding MFS transporter: MKGLKKQVRFIGLATGAAVMGDSLLYIVLPLYWQEFGLQSIWQVGVLLGINRFIRLPINPLVGYFYTRYPYIVGFFTALFLAVLTTLAYSIFHGFWLLLLIRILWGITWSFLRLGGILMVLSMAQDSNRGELMGTYNGTWGIGALVGMLAGGWGILWIEMKVIYYMFSVLILVSSLILLTTQKTTPTTIDEGPVENHKTHSAFLDLSWLKDIEVVKLIVSAWSVGFVFFGIIGSILPNIIQERIGHELVLSSVTITAAGVAACLQALRWGWEPYINPYFGRWTDKKGNRSSLFPLLLLTASILLGVIAFTEGNTILLLVIIVQLFSSMIVTTSDTLASDYASTRHQVRTMTGYTIGIDLGAAFGPLLAFAIYDFGSLTWSILLASIILLATGLLWVMFNSGVINVKNPRS; encoded by the coding sequence GTGAAAGGTCTGAAAAAACAAGTACGCTTTATCGGATTAGCAACAGGGGCTGCTGTTATGGGAGACTCCTTATTATATATTGTACTCCCCTTGTACTGGCAGGAGTTTGGACTTCAATCCATTTGGCAAGTCGGGGTCTTACTCGGAATCAATCGCTTCATTCGTTTACCAATCAACCCACTTGTTGGATATTTCTATACAAGATATCCCTATATTGTTGGTTTTTTTACTGCATTGTTCCTTGCCGTTTTGACAACCCTAGCATACAGTATTTTTCATGGCTTCTGGCTACTTCTTTTGATTCGCATTTTATGGGGAATTACATGGTCCTTTCTGAGACTTGGTGGAATACTAATGGTCCTTTCAATGGCACAAGATTCAAACCGCGGGGAGTTAATGGGAACTTATAATGGCACGTGGGGAATCGGAGCTCTAGTCGGTATGTTAGCAGGTGGTTGGGGTATTCTATGGATTGAAATGAAAGTCATCTATTATATGTTTTCTGTTCTTATATTAGTCAGCAGTCTTATTCTCCTTACGACACAGAAAACAACACCAACAACTATTGATGAGGGTCCAGTAGAAAATCATAAAACACACTCTGCATTTCTCGATTTATCTTGGCTTAAAGATATAGAGGTCGTTAAACTAATAGTCTCAGCTTGGTCTGTAGGATTTGTTTTCTTTGGGATTATTGGTTCCATATTACCTAATATCATTCAAGAAAGAATCGGCCATGAGTTAGTCTTAAGTAGTGTTACCATAACAGCAGCAGGCGTTGCCGCTTGCCTCCAAGCATTGCGATGGGGCTGGGAACCATATATCAATCCTTATTTCGGCAGATGGACGGATAAAAAGGGAAATAGGTCGTCACTTTTCCCACTACTTCTACTAACAGCAAGCATACTGTTAGGAGTCATTGCTTTCACCGAAGGAAACACCATTCTCCTTCTTGTAATCATAGTCCAATTATTCTCTTCAATGATTGTCACAACAAGCGACACACTAGCTTCTGATTATGCGAGTACTAGGCATCAAGTGCGGACTATGACAGGTTATACAATCGGCATAGACCTTGGAGCTGCTTTTGGTCCATTACTTGCATTTGCCATTTATGATTTTGGCTCTTTGACATGGTCAATTCTTTTAGCATCTATTATTCTTTTGGCTACCGGTCTATTATGGGTCATGTTCAATTCTGGTGTAATTAATGTAAAAAACCCTCGCTCATAA
- a CDS encoding cytochrome C oxidase subunit II, which yields MKKIFVLSISLIVLLLSACGNSEDANSQALADQKLNIVAENWAFDQEEYKIEAGEVSIILENSDGFHGIQIQETGDSIEAGKAKTLNLKPGTYTIVCSIMCGAGHADMKSTIVVE from the coding sequence ATGAAAAAAATATTTGTATTATCTATATCGCTTATTGTTTTACTCCTTTCCGCTTGTGGAAATAGTGAGGATGCGAATTCTCAAGCCCTTGCCGATCAAAAATTAAATATAGTTGCTGAAAATTGGGCATTTGATCAAGAAGAGTACAAGATTGAAGCTGGAGAGGTTTCAATCATTCTAGAAAACTCAGATGGATTCCATGGTATTCAAATTCAAGAAACTGGTGATTCCATTGAAGCGGGTAAAGCTAAAACGTTAAATTTAAAGCCAGGTACCTACACAATTGTATGTAGCATTATGTGTGGTGCAGGCCATGCAGATATGAAATCTACTATAGTGGTGGAATAG
- a CDS encoding YqaA family protein, whose protein sequence is MSELLHSLEAWIMEFGTIGLFIVSFLESSFFPIPPDVFLLPIAIANPSNAWFLALIVTVGSVLGAILGWWIGKKLGRPILLKFISEEKIQKVEGYFQKYGSMAILVAGFTPIPYKVFTIFSGVTNMKIRVLVFWSIIGRGIRFFLEAALVVTLGAKAMPFIEENFTLITIIGGGILIIAYILYQFVWKKRHK, encoded by the coding sequence ATGAGTGAATTACTACATAGCTTAGAAGCATGGATTATGGAGTTTGGCACCATTGGGTTATTCATTGTGTCATTCTTAGAATCCTCATTTTTCCCCATTCCACCTGATGTATTTTTGCTGCCTATAGCCATCGCTAACCCTAGTAATGCCTGGTTCCTTGCACTAATTGTTACAGTAGGAAGTGTATTAGGTGCTATATTAGGCTGGTGGATTGGAAAGAAATTAGGAAGGCCCATTTTGTTGAAATTTATTTCTGAAGAAAAAATCCAAAAAGTTGAGGGTTACTTTCAAAAGTATGGGTCCATGGCTATATTAGTTGCTGGATTCACTCCTATTCCATATAAAGTGTTTACCATCTTCTCTGGGGTTACCAATATGAAAATACGTGTCCTTGTTTTTTGGTCTATCATTGGACGAGGTATTCGATTCTTTCTAGAAGCTGCTCTGGTCGTCACACTTGGTGCAAAAGCAATGCCATTTATTGAGGAAAACTTTACACTTATCACGATTATTGGTGGAGGTATTCTAATTATCGCCTATATTTTGTACCAATTCGTTTGGAAAAAAAGACACAAATAA
- a CDS encoding ion channel: MGIFIRLLKRIGSLEYGVIVLLSLVIVLFGTISIYLIEPENFPSIFDSFWWTMTTLTTVGYGDFFPTTIAGRWIGIFLFLFGIGIIGVFITKTVDSLTTYTRLKSEGKLVYKQKEHYIYIGWSKKVEKAIREVLQHNPKAKVVLINQLSQTPIVHDQIHFIQGDPSQHDTLVKANILEAKRVAIFSDSNIDDPALADGKTLLTASAVESLSEQYQRNIHTVVEIREEQNITKFKHINVDDFILSDDSVSLLMAKATLQPGTTHIFRQLLSKSFGSNIHEISPKPHWKTYKEASSELYEKGAILMAVNQDMDVATHHTKELKQTDILYIVCNDETFHELSNH; encoded by the coding sequence ATGGGTATATTTATTCGGCTACTGAAGCGCATCGGTAGTCTTGAATATGGGGTGATTGTTTTATTGTCCCTAGTGATTGTACTTTTTGGGACTATTTCGATTTACCTTATTGAGCCGGAAAACTTCCCTAGCATATTTGATAGTTTTTGGTGGACAATGACAACCCTTACTACTGTCGGCTACGGAGACTTTTTCCCAACGACTATTGCCGGAAGATGGATTGGCATTTTTCTCTTCCTATTCGGAATTGGCATTATTGGAGTATTTATAACCAAAACGGTTGATTCCTTAACAACCTATACTCGTTTAAAATCGGAGGGTAAGCTCGTGTATAAACAGAAGGAACATTATATTTATATCGGCTGGTCTAAAAAAGTAGAAAAGGCGATTAGGGAGGTATTGCAACACAACCCAAAAGCCAAGGTAGTCCTTATCAATCAACTATCTCAAACACCCATCGTTCATGATCAAATTCATTTTATTCAAGGGGACCCTTCTCAACACGATACATTAGTAAAAGCCAATATTCTCGAAGCAAAACGTGTAGCGATTTTTTCGGATTCGAATATTGATGACCCTGCTTTAGCAGATGGAAAAACCCTACTCACTGCATCTGCTGTAGAGTCTTTGTCGGAGCAATATCAACGAAATATCCATACCGTTGTAGAAATTCGTGAAGAGCAAAACATCACAAAGTTTAAGCATATCAATGTAGATGATTTCATTTTATCTGATGACTCCGTATCACTTTTAATGGCCAAGGCTACTCTACAACCTGGTACTACTCATATTTTTAGGCAGCTTCTTAGCAAAAGCTTTGGCAGCAATATTCATGAAATTTCTCCTAAACCTCATTGGAAGACCTATAAAGAGGCTTCTTCCGAGTTATATGAAAAAGGGGCTATTCTTATGGCCGTTAATCAAGATATGGACGTTGCCACTCATCATACGAAAGAATTAAAGCAAACTGACATACTCTATATAGTTTGTAATGATGAAACCTTTCACGAATTGAGTAATCATTAA
- a CDS encoding citrate synthase/methylcitrate synthase encodes MLKGLKGVVAAQTCLSLVDGTNGVLLYRGEYANQLALKKSFEEVAYFIWNGTWPSEKELQSLSNMLRLKRNLPNHVKAVLDCLPLNVSIMSALRTAISALGTENVKWKPTVQEAIEMVAITPTIISYWYHKVKGQPFIYPREDLGFVANFLYMLKGEEPNAVHVRALETYMVLTIEHGLNASTFSARVTASTESDMVSAITSAIGTMKGPLHGGAPTGVIDMLNEIQEIEHAEQWIENKLSNNERIMGFGHRVYKTRDPRAEALRQVVQTIGKDDPWLLLANQVEEMVIDHLEKWKPGRKLYTNVEYYAAAVMKAIEMEPELFTPTFSASRMVGWTAHVLEQASDNTLYRPQAEYIGKVPV; translated from the coding sequence ATGTTGAAAGGTTTAAAAGGTGTAGTTGCTGCTCAAACCTGTTTAAGTTTAGTAGATGGAACGAATGGGGTTTTACTTTATAGGGGAGAGTATGCCAATCAACTTGCTCTTAAAAAATCATTTGAAGAAGTAGCGTATTTTATTTGGAATGGAACCTGGCCATCAGAAAAAGAGTTACAGTCATTGAGCAATATGCTCCGGTTGAAAAGAAATCTCCCTAACCATGTGAAGGCAGTTCTAGACTGTTTACCCTTAAACGTAAGTATCATGAGTGCTCTAAGAACAGCGATTTCTGCTCTTGGTACAGAAAATGTAAAGTGGAAGCCAACTGTACAAGAAGCCATTGAAATGGTAGCGATTACTCCTACTATCATTAGTTACTGGTATCATAAAGTGAAGGGACAACCTTTTATATATCCAAGGGAAGACCTAGGTTTTGTAGCCAATTTTTTATACATGTTGAAAGGCGAAGAACCAAACGCAGTACATGTTCGAGCATTAGAAACATACATGGTCTTAACAATTGAACATGGGTTAAATGCCTCTACTTTTTCTGCACGAGTTACAGCCTCTACTGAATCAGATATGGTCTCTGCGATTACTTCTGCAATTGGTACGATGAAGGGGCCGTTACACGGAGGTGCTCCTACGGGCGTGATTGACATGCTGAATGAGATTCAGGAAATTGAGCATGCTGAACAATGGATTGAAAACAAATTATCTAATAATGAAAGAATTATGGGGTTTGGCCATAGAGTATATAAAACAAGAGACCCAAGAGCCGAAGCGTTGCGCCAGGTTGTTCAAACCATCGGTAAGGATGATCCGTGGCTATTACTAGCAAATCAGGTAGAAGAAATGGTGATTGACCATTTAGAAAAATGGAAGCCAGGACGGAAGCTATACACAAACGTTGAGTATTATGCGGCGGCGGTTATGAAAGCCATTGAAATGGAACCAGAATTATTTACTCCTACCTTCTCAGCCAGTCGAATGGTAGGGTGGACAGCCCATGTTTTAGAGCAGGCAAGTGATAATACACTGTATCGTCCGCAGGCTGAATATATTGGGAAGGTTCCTGTTTAA
- a CDS encoding LysR family transcriptional regulator, which yields MELKWLKTFLLAAKYENFRKAAEDLFVSQPTVTVHIHLLEEELGCKLFKRDGRQIILTEAGRGYISHAKQILNMFEASVEELKKIQEGYQTKLTLAVSPFIASSILPALIRSYVNQYPQVDLNIQVIESSMIPDLISKGEADIGLSRQQIQMKGLRCLPLHQDKVKLIVPHDGYDPESAPPVEVDELFQSHRLIVHTHPDYWEELLPVIKRQYPFTKTMTVSQVHVTKRFIEEGLGISFLPLSIVQRELLEGRLLEVETPHIPEVTARTYALTKYTNAEISRFLDYISQYRV from the coding sequence TTGGAACTAAAATGGCTAAAGACCTTTTTACTAGCTGCCAAATATGAGAATTTCAGAAAAGCTGCTGAAGACTTATTCGTTTCCCAGCCTACAGTCACGGTTCATATTCATTTATTAGAAGAAGAGTTGGGTTGTAAACTTTTTAAACGTGATGGCCGCCAAATTATTTTGACCGAAGCTGGTAGAGGCTATATTTCCCATGCCAAGCAGATTCTGAACATGTTTGAAGCAAGTGTAGAGGAGTTAAAAAAGATTCAAGAAGGCTATCAAACAAAACTTACACTAGCTGTTTCACCTTTTATTGCATCATCCATTTTACCTGCTTTAATACGATCATATGTAAACCAGTATCCACAAGTTGATTTAAACATACAAGTTATTGAATCAAGTATGATCCCGGACCTAATTTCCAAAGGTGAAGCTGATATTGGATTATCTCGACAGCAAATTCAAATGAAAGGACTTCGGTGTCTTCCACTGCACCAGGACAAAGTGAAGCTAATTGTACCTCATGATGGGTATGACCCGGAATCCGCTCCACCAGTAGAAGTCGATGAACTTTTTCAGTCTCATCGTCTGATTGTTCATACACACCCTGACTATTGGGAAGAACTACTCCCAGTTATAAAAAGACAATACCCATTTACTAAAACCATGACTGTTTCTCAAGTTCATGTAACCAAGCGATTTATTGAGGAGGGACTAGGGATATCCTTCTTGCCACTTTCAATTGTCCAAAGAGAATTATTAGAAGGGAGATTATTAGAAGTTGAAACTCCTCATATACCAGAGGTAACAGCACGTACCTACGCTCTGACTAAATACACAAATGCAGAAATTAGTAGATTTCTCGACTATATCTCCCAATATAGGGTGTAA
- a CDS encoding HD domain-containing protein, with amino-acid sequence MPLQNVNYLTKEELKILEETVLFASEAHTGQFRDTGEAFIHHPIEITQMLAEYKVDLTTLQAAILHDVVEDTSIQIKEIKEKFGQEVAFIVESLTKGKRPTNISRLEFMESYYTQILLAAETDIRVAIIKIFDRLHNIQTLHGKPIPKQVNYANETLTFFAPLAKKLGLRRVQKAIEEQAFFYLNPKRYHKTNLLIEQYKQQLKPLLDKLQSALQPDNVVDFDHTPVYSLYSNLQYESSLEREISLIVRTASIEECYTVLGVIHSLWKPINHLFVDSINQSASPFEQYLLTTIETEDGSRCTIKIMTKEQGQYYHYGILYKLDAYQSLQYDYGTDTNYEEFIAEYFQPTITVYNQFGEMVVIPEGATVVDYLFYAFEEKAFYATEIKVNGQHSHVNQPLIPGDKIVLQFSQESKLFTSNWVHYATTRKALQYLEVQESSS; translated from the coding sequence ATGCCATTGCAGAATGTTAATTACTTAACAAAAGAGGAACTGAAAATTTTAGAGGAAACGGTTCTCTTTGCATCCGAAGCCCATACTGGGCAGTTTCGTGATACTGGAGAAGCTTTTATTCACCATCCAATTGAAATTACTCAAATGCTAGCTGAATACAAAGTAGACCTAACAACTCTCCAGGCAGCCATTTTACATGACGTGGTGGAAGATACCTCCATTCAGATAAAAGAAATAAAAGAAAAGTTTGGTCAGGAAGTGGCCTTTATTGTTGAATCTTTAACTAAAGGAAAGCGACCTACAAACATAAGTCGTCTCGAGTTTATGGAGAGCTACTATACCCAAATTCTTCTTGCTGCAGAAACAGATATCCGAGTAGCCATCATTAAAATATTCGATCGACTTCATAATATCCAAACCTTACATGGAAAACCTATTCCAAAGCAAGTCAATTACGCTAATGAAACCCTAACTTTCTTCGCACCCTTAGCCAAAAAATTAGGGTTACGACGTGTTCAAAAAGCGATAGAAGAACAAGCATTCTTTTATCTAAATCCAAAGAGATATCACAAAACAAATCTTCTTATTGAGCAATATAAACAGCAGTTGAAGCCGCTTTTAGATAAACTTCAATCAGCACTTCAGCCAGACAATGTTGTAGATTTCGATCACACACCTGTGTATTCTTTATATTCGAACTTACAGTATGAAAGTTCTCTTGAACGAGAAATCTCACTAATCGTTCGTACTGCTTCCATTGAAGAATGCTATACCGTACTCGGGGTCATTCACTCGTTATGGAAACCCATTAACCATCTATTTGTTGATTCTATCAACCAGTCTGCAAGCCCCTTTGAACAATACTTACTCACCACTATAGAAACTGAAGATGGTTCACGATGTACGATTAAAATTATGACCAAAGAACAAGGTCAGTATTACCACTACGGTATTCTATATAAATTAGATGCTTACCAAAGTCTTCAATATGATTATGGGACGGATACAAACTATGAGGAATTCATCGCAGAATATTTTCAACCTACGATTACAGTCTATAATCAATTCGGGGAAATGGTAGTAATCCCAGAAGGCGCTACAGTAGTGGATTACTTGTTTTACGCCTTTGAAGAGAAAGCTTTTTATGCAACCGAAATAAAAGTGAATGGTCAACACTCCCATGTTAATCAGCCACTAATACCTGGTGACAAAATTGTTTTGCAGTTTAGTCAGGAGTCAAAGTTATTTACTTCCAATTGGGTTCACTACGCGACCACTAGAAAAGCACTTCAATATTTAGAAGTGCAAGAAAGTAGTAGTTGA
- a CDS encoding HAD-IA family hydrolase, whose protein sequence is MNLLWDFDGTLFDTYPLYVRLLDEVLDGKVDKEELYKQLKVSFSHAIDYFHITKEQMEKMRELEEKVGIEMYQPFPDVMDVLRQAKKNVIVTHKEREIVEKVLDFHGMAPFFEEVIGKEDGYPRKPDISAYSYMNEKFSLDGVVGDRDLDLIPGKKLKLTTIMFQGESEVADVIIQNYREFPYQLFE, encoded by the coding sequence ATGAATCTTTTGTGGGATTTTGATGGAACGCTATTTGATACATATCCGCTATATGTAAGGCTTCTAGATGAAGTGTTAGACGGAAAAGTAGACAAGGAAGAGCTTTACAAACAGCTGAAGGTTTCGTTTTCACATGCCATTGATTACTTTCACATTACGAAAGAACAAATGGAAAAGATGAGAGAGCTAGAAGAGAAAGTTGGAATCGAAATGTATCAACCTTTTCCTGATGTAATGGACGTATTAAGGCAAGCCAAAAAGAACGTGATTGTAACCCATAAGGAACGTGAAATAGTTGAAAAAGTTCTAGATTTTCATGGGATGGCACCCTTTTTTGAAGAAGTAATCGGTAAAGAGGATGGCTATCCTCGGAAACCGGATATCTCAGCTTATTCCTATATGAATGAAAAATTTTCACTCGACGGTGTAGTGGGGGACCGAGATCTTGATTTAATCCCAGGAAAGAAATTAAAATTAACAACTATCATGTTTCAGGGGGAATCTGAGGTTGCTGATGTAATCATACAAAACTACCGAGAGTTCCCTTATCAGTTGTTTGAGTAA
- a CDS encoding class I SAM-dependent methyltransferase, with protein sequence MKWVKEFYSKQNKWAKAYEGNPTDYHNNKVRDLNQSVGAPPLQVLELGAGGGQFSVSAALAGYHVTAVEIVPDSVKHIRKLCEEYKVESFISIKEEDFYRLDYDAYFDAICYWDGFGIGTDEDQTRLLNLMEKWLKPGGSILMDVYTPWFWSYADGQNMKFGEVERRYTFNAFECRMEDSWWLSENPSEVVTQSLRCYSPADLQLLLKNTNLTIDTINPGGALDYNTMEFTEKVDLSKAMSYRVKIIKK encoded by the coding sequence ATGAAATGGGTTAAAGAATTTTATTCCAAGCAAAATAAATGGGCTAAGGCCTATGAAGGTAATCCCACTGATTATCATAATAATAAGGTGAGAGATTTAAATCAATCTGTTGGGGCACCCCCGCTGCAGGTGTTGGAGTTAGGTGCAGGTGGTGGACAGTTTTCTGTGTCCGCAGCATTAGCTGGTTACCATGTGACCGCTGTTGAAATTGTCCCTGATTCTGTCAAACATATAAGGAAATTGTGTGAAGAATATAAAGTTGAGTCCTTTATTTCTATTAAAGAAGAAGACTTTTATAGATTAGATTATGACGCTTATTTTGATGCCATCTGTTATTGGGATGGGTTTGGAATTGGAACAGATGAAGATCAAACGAGATTATTGAATTTAATGGAAAAATGGCTTAAGCCGGGGGGCTCCATTTTAATGGATGTATATACCCCTTGGTTTTGGTCCTATGCAGATGGGCAAAACATGAAATTTGGAGAGGTTGAACGGCGCTATACTTTTAACGCATTTGAATGTCGGATGGAGGATTCATGGTGGCTAAGTGAGAACCCAAGTGAGGTAGTTACCCAGTCCTTAAGATGTTATTCGCCGGCAGATTTGCAGCTTCTCTTGAAAAATACCAACCTTACAATTGATACCATCAATCCAGGTGGGGCGTTGGATTACAATACGATGGAGTTCACGGAAAAGGTAGATCTTTCGAAGGCTATGAGTTATCGAGTAAAGATAATTAAGAAGTAA
- a CDS encoding DUF2569 domain-containing protein, giving the protein MELETQELKYKGIKGWLIIVIIFLIGNPIGSIYHITTGLIPFFQDGNWKDITTKGNDLYHPIFGTVIVMELAMYIFITVMTLVLLYQMLLRKAIFPKLFISFLLMDLIVGFLYASGYLIVAANTPAFATQRENLYLEIGGALASHLLFASIWIPYFLKSRRVRATFTEE; this is encoded by the coding sequence ATGGAATTAGAAACGCAAGAACTGAAATATAAAGGCATAAAAGGCTGGCTAATTATTGTTATTATTTTTCTAATAGGGAACCCAATCGGCAGCATCTATCATATTACAACTGGCTTAATTCCATTTTTTCAAGATGGAAACTGGAAGGACATTACAACAAAAGGAAATGACTTATACCACCCCATTTTTGGAACCGTTATTGTGATGGAATTAGCGATGTATATTTTTATAACTGTCATGACCTTGGTATTGTTGTACCAAATGTTACTTAGAAAGGCTATTTTTCCGAAACTATTTATTTCTTTTTTACTTATGGATTTAATTGTAGGATTTCTTTATGCATCCGGCTACCTTATTGTGGCGGCTAATACTCCTGCATTTGCTACACAAAGAGAAAATTTATATTTAGAAATTGGGGGAGCTTTAGCATCACATTTACTTTTTGCGTCCATTTGGATTCCTTATTTTCTAAAGTCTAGAAGAGTTCGAGCTACATTCACTGAGGAGTAA